In the Colius striatus isolate bColStr4 chromosome 3, bColStr4.1.hap1, whole genome shotgun sequence genome, CAGGAGGGTTCTGCAGGAGCTGTTTGACTTGTGCTGGGGAAAGCTCCGTTCTGGCCATGGAGAGGCTGacccccagctgctgcagggaggattTTATGTTGGCTTGTTCAAAGTGGGCGTAGAGGGTTGTGGCGGGAACTCTCCTTGAAGTGCCATTGGGTGAGCGCTCCACAACATAAATGATCACTTCTGTCCTGAGTAAGACAACATGCAGACTGTCAGAAAAAGGACAGTAGCATATAGAAACTACCTCAATAGAGAGCAACCCTAAATCGGTTACCACTTCTCCTAGCTGACTGTTAGCTTCTTTTAGTGCACTGAGATACAAAGTACTAGTAAATGCAGAATTTAACACAGCAAgacagaagaaagcagctgtaaatatCCTACTAAATTACACCTTCTCCCTCCAATTTTAACAACCATCGTATATTGTGACATTAgtactgtattaaaaataaccaaaactCCTTGGTCTTTAAAACAGAATAAACAAACAGTGGGAAAATAAGAAGCAGAAACGTCAGTGTGCTGAAGCGCTTCAGGCAGACTAGACCAAGGCCCccacaaaaagcaaagcagacaaGAGAGagcaagtcttatgaggagtggccaagagagctggggatgtttagcctataGAAGAacaggctgagaggagatatgatcactctctacaactacctgaaggggagttgtagtgaggtgggagttgatcTCTCCAGTGATAAGACATGAGGAAataggctcaagttgcaccagaggtggtttagattggacattaggaagaactttttcaccaagagggttattaagcattggaatgggctgcccagggaggtgttgggagtccccatccctcgagatattaaaaagatgcatagatgaggtgctcagggatatggtttagtttagtgatgggcctcacagtgtgaggttagtggttggagttgacgatcttaaaggtcttttccatctgtaatgattctgtgattcagacaGCACTCTGATATCACATGTGCAGAACGAACCAGCTGAGCCAACCTTTGAGCAGGTTTCCTCCCCAACACAAATATTTGCCATATGGAACACTGCAGATACTGTTAATATCCACCCCAATGCCCTTCAACTTCATGCATAACCTCACATCTCCTAAAATACCTAGTATTTATCCCACCCTCACAGTATCCTTGGCTCCACTTTTTGCTGCTGAGCAAGGTCTGCAGAAACCTATTTCCTGATCTGAGCTAAGGTTCTCAGCTGTGCACTCCAGCAAAAGTTACATACATACGAGAAATACTGGACTTAACACCTCAAGAAAATGCAATATGAGGGAATGAGACACACGAAATCAAACTTGAGGTGAACAGATCTGAAGTCAGgaaaaagaggagacagagaagacTTTACAACACACAATACCGGACAAAGACTGCGTAAAGTTTACGTACTGGTCATCTGGCATCGTTTTAACACCTTCTACGTTGACAGTCAGAGTCTGGTTTCCTCCCAGAATTTTGTGTAGTGATTCTacgagctgctgctgctggcttcgaatatctgtttcttttctgttgaagACTAAGACCACGAGGCCATCTTCATCCTTGTTGTTGGGCATTAAACTGTAACCCACAGCCTGCAAATGAGTAAACAAAAACTGAGGATATATTAAAACCACATCTATGTGGCATGAAGGGAAGGGGCTAAACCCCTCATAGAGTCACTGGTTCAAAAATtaacttaaaaaatattgaGAGATGCAGAAACACATAAAATTGATCCACTTTAAAAGTGTTCTCTCACAAGGCTGACAACAGAGCAACTTTTGAAACAGTTCAGATTTTTACTACAAGTTCCTAAGAATCCATTCCccataggaaaaaagaaaaaagctctgGACTGGGATATGCCAGGTCAGCAAGGTATTTATGCTACTTCAGAGCTGACATAAAGCAGGGACATTTTACAAATTAACACTTTTTTGAAGTTGCAAAGGTAATGAGAAGACTATATTTTAGTACAGAAAAGTTATTAGAGTTccagaaaagtttaaaacattACATTTCCAGGTGTcagaatgaaaaacagttcctTATATAACCTAATTGAAAGATAAGCCAACCAGAAATCTCTAGGCATTTCTTCGCATTTTCTTACTCTAGATCTGGACAATCTGCCTGGCGGTTCAAGTCAAAACAGGGACATGGAATATTTCTACTAGCTAAGACACACATCCAGTACAGTTCTCACTCATGAATTTGGGACAGCCAATTTTCCTTAACACGTGTCATAGGTTTTTTGTACAATTACTTATAAAGTTTAATGTTATCCTTCTCCTTGCTGTGAGAAAGCTCTAGTAAGGTTAGATGTTTTATTCAACATCATAATCTGATACAGGAACACTTGGTGCCATCTGTGCTAAGAAACAGCATGCTCTCCTTGTTTCAAAAAATTCCTGTTGGTTCCAGTGTAAACTCCTCATGACTTGTAAGAAAGGCCTAAACTGTTATCTCATAAACCACAACAGAGCTGCAGTTTTCATCCCACCTTGCCTGTTACACCAACCTATCACTGAGGATATGTTGGACAGTGGGTGCTTTTTAGGCGCTGATACTGCACACTGTTGGGTGACTGGCACCTTACCCCTCATGCAAGTTCAGCTGAAGAGAGAAATGAGTTGGGAATGTGCCCAAAAGCCTGGTCAGCAGAGGATAATTCCCTGCGGTGCTGAGCCAAGTAGAATCAGCCTTCTTCAGCTGGGCTGTCTTGTTACAGAGCACAGCAGTGACAGCTAAGGAAGAATTTGATTTTAATCATATGTCTTTCACTTTCAGAGTTGTGAAAGTGGTTCACCTGTGAGAAAAGACTTGCCAGGACACAGAACACTAAATCTCATTACGTGCAAAGCAGTACTGAGACCACACACATGACTCCTCTagtgtttctgttttaaataaacaaacagatcTTTCACCATTTCTTTATGCTATATTTCTTTCCAgctaacagatttttttacttccttctgGTCCTTCAAATGTATGTGGTACAGGCTGTACCACATAACTTAGAAGCACACTTTTCTTGCTGAAGAGATGCATGCTTCTCATTTGTTCTAGAGAGGAAATTGTGTACAAGTGGATTCCTCAAATGCCTGTGAAACCCTGTGGGTGGTGCTTCATTCTTAGCAGGTGTCTAATGCCTACAGAGGCAATAAACCTTGCTTTGCTTCCATACCTGTGCTATCCATTCCCCCACTATTACTCTCGGGCATCAGCCACTGCTGGCACACATGgaatttttcagtatttcactTCAAGGGTGTGAATTCATAATAGCATTAGTGACAGTCAAGTCATACCAAGAAAAGGAAATCTAGCATGTGGCATTGTCTAACTTCAAAGGAAAATTTTTCCTTCTGGTAAGCAAAACTCTAAAATAAGTGATTTTGCATCACACAATTTATACTTTGCAATCTTTCAAAGCCCAGAAAACTCTAAAGCCATTTCAGCCAACAACTTACAAGAACGTAAGCTTCCAGGTGCATTATCAACAAAATATTCAAGGTAACATCTAGAAAGGTAATCCAACAGAAGCCAAACATTTGTTATGCAGACACTTTGTTGCTGCAAAGATTTTGTAACAGTGTAATGATGTGCATAATCAAAACTAGACTTAATTGGGTATTAACCTACATTCAGGTTACAAAGTTTGCACTTTAAAGAATCAGCTTGGGAAAGGAGGGTATCCCCATGACTGACCCAAATCCACTTTCAAGTCTGAGGCTTAGCAGGCACAAGATTTGCAGAAGACAAAAAGCTACATGTTCTTTGCTGGCATAAGAAGCAAGATCTGAAACTGCTGATGATATCATACAAGGAATGGAATCAGCTTCAGCACTGGCAAGGataaagggagaagaaaactgaagacTTGTGTATTTTTAATGGTATGTAGGGGCCAGGTTCATAGAGGGTGTTTCTAATGTAGGCAAAGCAATGAAGAAAGACACGGAAGTTCTTACTCCAGGTGTTAGCAGTTTCTTTCAGATGTGAAGGTTAAATAGTTTCTCTAGTATTGTAACCtaaacaaatataaataaaaattaatttccagaGATCTGCTCCAACCACACGTGCACTACTCTGAATGTTACCATAGAAAACGGTTGTTTCATGATCCACATGTGCACTCATGATCTAGTATCTCAACAGCACCCAGACCTCCACATCTATATATCTTCAAATCTTTTACATAGCATGCATCAGAATTGTGTACATTACCTGGGAAAACAGTTTCAGAATACCTTCCATTGATTTAATGCTCATGAGATACTCAGACACTCATCAAGGAGAGTAACTGCTGCAGAACTGTTTGTGGGTAGTCGAACAATTCCATACCTTAAATCTGCAAAAGGGGTTCTCCTGTGTGAACTCCACTGGAGCGATGTTGTTGTTGAAGTACCCTTTGCCTGTTCCCCAGAAGGCCTGAAGCTGGTTCCATTTTGCCAAAATAGCATCTCTCTCATCTCCTAAGAGTGTCGgagctgagagggcactggCTGTATTGATGAGCTGGTTTGACTGGGCAGGTGTCTGAGTAGGCTGGCTGAACAAGCCACTTCCTAATGCTGGGTtggatgaagaaaaacaagtgaaCTCCTTTACCACCTGAGAGAGGCGTGGTTCCTAACATGTACCATCTGCCTAGCATTGGTATCACTTCTTTTCACATTTtgagaagtaaaataaatgCACAGAATAAATCAATCAATCCAAATCAGATCATGTTTTTTCAAAGTATCTTTTTACATCCAGTTTTCGAAAAGCAACAGAAGTTCCTGGATGCTGAgctagaagattttttttctttttcctttaaatgacATGTCTATATTGATCCAAGACAACATCTGGCACCTGCACTATCTAAATCTGAAAGGCAGACTTGTTACTATAAATGCAGTGGACTCAAAGCCTGCAGCTGGTTGTTCTCCAACTCACATTTAAACTCAGCTTGATGcagttttcttcccctttctggTAATGTCATGACCGCCAACATAACTCTGTAACTACTTTTGGTACTGCTGCCAAACCAAAGGAGTGACTAGTCAGAAACTCAGGGCTGAAGCTCAGAAACTTGCTTGAGCTCCAGTTTAAGAGAAGGGTTGCAAATATAGGCATTTAAAAAGCCAGCTTTCTGAGAAGTGTCCATCAATAAAGAGGTTAAGTGTAACAGTGTCCTTTTATAAGACACTTCTGTCCCACTACTTGTGTGTCTGTAGCAGCCCTATGCTTCCATAGCTAAGGAGGGGTTAAATCAACAGAAAGCCATACTTACTGGTCTGTTGCTGCTGGGTACCGAAGCCTCCAAAGCCCAGCCCAGTTCCCAACCCACTACCCAAGCCAGTTCCAGTTCCCGTGCCAAAACTAGTACCAAATCCAAAGCCTTTATTCTGGGTAGCACCAAAGAGCCCTGGGGAAATAAGCAAAGAACTGTTAAGAAAGAGGAGATCAGTACCTGACAAATAAGAAACACTATTGTGAAGGGTGGGTGCCCTGTGGTCTGAAAGCAAATACCTTCGACCTTGTGCTCTCTTACCGCTGGTGCCTGTGTTGGTGGGAGCAGAAAAACTAAAGGCAGATCCCGCGGTGGTGGCAGTTGTCCCAAATCCTCCAAATGCTCCTAACAAACAAAGTTTGCAAGTGAGGCAGACGGCAAGTTGTGAGAAGTAGCTGTGCATGAAGTGACAATAAGCTGCACGCTTCAAGGGGTGTTATGAGATGCTGACAAATGGATGTGTTACATTACGAGCATGTAGTTCACATTGATCATGAATGTTGAGCCCaaggaaatggagaagaaaatgtgCACCAGAAAGCCAGTACATCTATGGTGCATCAAGAAAGCAAATGACAAAGCAACAGTTCACTGACATTCTGTTGCTCTATCAGTATGAAGGGCTTCCCTTCATGACAGATACAACTAGTAACAGTATTTCTTAGACTCATTCTCAGGAAACCTTCTAGTTAATGCTGTTGAAAAGTGCTTAATAAATGATCTGATGTTTTGTGAGCTCTTCAACATTCCTAACTTCTTAAGAGCAATGATAGAAAGAAATCAAGCAAAACCTAAGGCTAGGGTGCACACAATTGCTGTGCCTACGTAGGAATGCTGTCACAGCAATGACTTCTTTCTACACACAGGTAAAATTCTGTAAGGTCTTTTTTTAAGCCTAGTTTCTCTATCATTCTCCCCATTAAATCTCATTTTGAGGTTCAATCACTGTCAGAGAAAGTTGGATGCAAAAGCAATCAGCCTGCCAAAGATTTTCAGGAAAACGAGTTGTTGGCTAACAGGAGGAGAACTGAGTGCGGATCTGAGTGTGCCAGAGAAAGCCCCAGGAAACCCGTCTTCCCATGTACCACCATTGCCCAAGGGGCAGCCTTCAGACATCTGACTAGCCCTGGAGAAACAACTTGTACTGTTTGAAGCTGTTCTGACATGCACTCAAATGCAGACAGATAATCTGCTACAAAGGATTTGACAAAAAGATGCTGCCCCAGCTAACTTACATGTCAGTAGCAGAAACACTCCAACAAAACAAGGTTTCTTTAGACCTACTACACTTAATGTCCTCTTGTACACgtacaaaataaaaagcttaaaCTAAAGTTGACATGTAACCACATCTGATTTTCATTCAACAAATATCTTAATGCGAGTGGGTGTAAGAAGTTGTTCCCTGTAACGTTCATGTTTCAGTCCTAGCAGGGAGTGAGAAACCCTAGTGGGAGTATCACCAGATAACATAACTTTTAGGTAGTTTGGTACTCACAGCAGTTTAGTAattcttttttgaaaaatgaTCTAACAGTGCAAACTGCTAGACAAAATTGTGTCCAATTTCTTTCTGGACTAATTCAAATTCAGCTAAAGAAATACAGCACAATAGCATtcacagataaaaataaaaccagatccCTTGAGGGCACAGAACAGGCAGGAGTATGCTGACATGGGGAGCAATGGCACTGTGGAATGAGTATAATTCCTATACGAGCAGCGGCAATGAGACCTCATGGCTAATCCCACACAAGTAAAAGCATTAGAAATCCACACAGTTCAGCATTTTTATATGATGTGGAAAAGATTTAACTTGAAAACAGATCAACTGATGGCTCAGAACTGATGCATCTGCACGGGGCCATGACATTTTTAATCAACACCCTGAGCACACATCGGGCACAAGCCCCTCCCAGAGGTGCAGAAATTCTCTTAAGGAGAGCCTGGGACGTGTTACTTCAGGGCGTAGAATGGTGTTTAGGAAGCAGATGACGGCGAGGGCTGTTCATTCCGTGCTGATCGTATAAAATTTGTTTCTCCACAGAAACTGCTTTAGTAGGTGTAGTGCATACATGACAGCCAACAGGAGGCCAATGAGGAGACACAGGGGAAGATGAAAAACATGACTGCAGTAGTCCAAGAATCTCATGTCAGGGACCAGCCCTGCAATTGCTCACGGCTGCCTGGGTCTGAACGGAGAGTACACCTTGCCATTTTGCCAGCTAATCAAGGCTCACTCAATTTTAGACTGGGTCTGACTGGAAGGTTATCACAATTCATCTCCGTTTCAGAGACTGAGTATTTGGCACATGGTTATTTTTCCTCAACAACTATTTCTTGAGATTTTAATAGACACAAATCCCTACAAGCCTGTGGTTCTCAAACCCATTCCACTTTCAGAGCTTCTATCTCCAGTCTTCACCGAAGACTAGTACTGAAGATGGATTCTCAGTTAGGAACGTAATTCTTGGACCCCTGCTATTAACATTTATTACAGAACAAGTATTTAGGCATTATCTACCTGCACTTGCCAGACTGTTACCAAAATTGAATGGTGGAGTTGAGGTAGTGGAAACACCAAAATTCCCAATATTAAAATTCACTGCAGGATTAGCAGTTAATCCGAAACCCCCAAAATTAAACCCACTGGCAGTGGAGTTTGTAGTTTCAAGCCCACCAAATCCTAACAAGCGGGAAGCAGAAAAAGAGCAAGGTAACATTAGTTCTAAGCAAAAGGCaggttcaggaaagaaaagctaaaaCATTTTCCCATCGCCATGGACAAGACAGGCACCATTAAAAACAAAGGTAAAATATTAACTGGcattaaacattttttactgAGCACAAGGAGGACAGCTAAAAACTTTAACACACTCTCTGCACATGACTGCTGTAAGCATATTGTTTTGCAACTATATTGCGTATAAAGCAGATGACATTTTTGCCATCTTACTTCAAAGCTATATTTGAAAATACTGTTGTGATTCGACATTCCCattaagaataatttttaacCACTTAAGACTGCTCAATATAGCTGCACCTATACTAGTGTAGCTGACAGTAGCACAGTTTTATAAGCTACTAGGTAGGCAAGAATAAACTACAATACACGAGGTGAGCAGCTGAGCCACTGTGTATGTGTCCCTCAAATACTCTAGGATTCAAGTTATATTCACAAAATCTGTCCACCCCAGTGCTTGTTGGTGACTTACCTGATCCATCCAGGTTTTTCAGTGCTAAGAAAAATGGGCTAATACAGCTGCTAATACAGCAGCTCCCTGGTTGCCTCCCCAGGAATAGCTGAGAACAGGCAaaggtgacggagcactggcacaggctgcctggggaggttgtggagtatccttctctgggggtttctgaacccacctggatgtgtttctgtgcatcCTGATCGAATTGaccctgctttagcaaggggttggcctgggtgatctctagagggcCTTTCCAACCCTCACctttctgagattctgtgattaaccCGGCACCACCATGCATCACCACATGACAAGTGCCCTAAGAGCAACTGACTCTTCTGGTGGGATCGAGCCTTGGACACCTCCCAGCGTGGATCCGCTACCAGGGTGCTGGAGCTGTTCATGCAGGAGGAAGTAAAAAAACGAGCAAAACGCGGACAGTGTCTGGAGAAAAGCGCGGGGGAACCTGCATCTCACCGTCTCCGCCAAAAAGAGGGGAGACGGCCACACCTGGTCCTGCCCACTGAGCTCCGAACTCAACGGGGACCAGCAGGAGCCAGGCGTCCCGCCACCGCTGAGGGTCACCCTGAGGGGAGGACGGACGTCCTGCCACCGCTGAGGGGCTGCGGATCACCCTGAGGGGAGCACGGACGTCCCACCACCTCTGAGGGGATGAGGATCACCGTGAGGGGAGCACGGACGTCCCGCCACCGCTGAGGGGCTGCGGATCACCCTGAGGGGAGCACGGACGTCCCACCACCGCTGAGGGGATGAGGATCGCCATGAGGGGAGCACGGATGTCCCGCCATCGCTGAGGGGATGAGGATCGCCGTGAGGGGAGCACGGACGTCCCGCCACCGCTGAGGGGCTGCGGATCACCCTGAGGGGAGGACGGACGTCCCATCACCTCTGAGGGGATGAGGATCGCCGTGAGGGGAGCACGGACGTCCCACCACCGCTGAGGGGCTGCGGATCACCCTGAGGGGAGCACAGACGTCCCACCACCGCTGAGGGGATGAGGATCGCCGTGAGGGGAGCACGGACGTCCCGCCATTGCTGAGGGGATGAGGATCGCCGTGAGGGGTGCACGGACGTCCCACCACCGCTGAGGGGCTGCGGATCACCCTGAGGGGAGCACGGACGTCCCGCCACCGCTGAGGGGATGAGGATCGCCGTGAGGGGAGCACGGACGTCCCGCCACCGCTGAGGGGCTGCGGATCACCCTGAGGGGAGCACGGACGTCCCGCCACCGCTGAGGGGATGAGGATCGCCGTGAGGGGAGCACGGACGTCCCGCCACCACTGAGGGGCTGCGGATCACCCTGAGGGGAGCACGGACGTCCCGCCACCGCTGAGGGGATGAGGATCGCCATGAGGGGAGCACGGATGTCCCGCCATCGCTGAGGGGATGAGGATCGCCGTGAGGGGAGCACGGACGTCCCGCCACCACTGAGGGGCTGCGGATCACCCTGAGGGGAGCACGGACGTCCCGCCACCGCTGAGGGGATGAGGATCGCCATGAGGGGAGCACGGATGTCCCGCCATCGCTGAGGGGATGAGGATCGCCGTGAGGGGAGCACGGACGTCCCGCCACCGCTGAGGGGATGAGGATCGCCGTGAGGGGAAGGTGGGAGTGTGGGGGGAGGATGGGGTGGTGTGCACGCGCGCCCCGCCACCACCGAGTCCGGGACGGCTGGGGCTCGGCTACCACGCCGGGCGCGTCGCGAGGATAGAAGAAGGctccttcttttccagcctcCCCAACCCTCGGCTCCTGCCGCCGCCCTCCGCGCTCACCCGTGGGGTTGGCGGTACCGGCGCCCGCCGTCGCCCCGAAGTTGAAGGCCATGAGCTGCTCGTCGGTGGGGCCGCGGGAGGCGCGTGCAGACCCGACGGGTCCGACCAGAAACAACCCGTCGCCGCTTCCGGCCGCTACCGCCAAGCGCTACCGGGGCGCGCGGCGCCTGGTGACGCCAGGCGCGAGCGCCACGGGCTGTACCACTCCGTGAGGCGGGGGGAACCACGGACACCCAGCAGCGAGCCCGCGCCCGCCGCGGCGGGCAGTGGCAGAAACAAGGCTAAGCGGCATAAACAGCTCTTCCCTTTGTCTCAGGAGGCGAAAATGCCTGGCCCTTTTGTTTAATAAAGACGTCAGAAAAGATCGCGGTGAAAAATACTCGCAGAAACAGGTGGCAGGAGGCAGGTATTGTAGCCATTCAGCAAGGAAAAGGGCAGCGGAAAGTGCTGTGTCACCTCAGATAAACACAAACAAACTGCGGTTCGGAGATCCACCAAGCGTCAGAAAATGAACAGCTTTGACGGGCAAAGTCCCAGGCAGTGAGCTCCGTCAGGGCAGCAAGGCAGCTTCTAGGGCTCAAAGCACGACGGAGACTCCCCAGTCCCAAACAAATCAAGGTCTGTTGGCTCAGAGATCTAACGTGGCTCCACCGAGCTGGTGACAGTACCCACGCAGCCTGGgctctctccatccctcctgcGTCCCTGGCTGACAGGCCCCTTTCTTACTGGAGATGTGCCTTAGAGTGGAAGGGGCAgttgccccttgtccctccTGACACCATTAATTTGGGGTCAAGGCTTTTGACTGTAG is a window encoding:
- the NUP54 gene encoding nucleoporin p54 isoform X1, with translation MAFNFGATAGAGTANPTGAFGGFGTTATTAGSAFSFSAPTNTGTSGLFGATQNKGFGFGTSFGTGTGTGLGSGLGTGLGFGGFGTQQQQTTLGSGLFSQPTQTPAQSNQLINTASALSAPTLLGDERDAILAKWNQLQAFWGTGKGYFNNNIAPVEFTQENPFCRFKAVGYSLMPNNKDEDGLVVLVFNRKETDIRSQQQQLVESLHKILGGNQTLTVNVEGVKTMPDDQTEVIIYVVERSPNGTSRRVPATTLYAHFEQANIKSSLQQLGVSLSMARTELSPAQVKQLLQNPPAGVDPIIWEQAKVDNPDPDKLIPVPMVGFKELLRRLKVQDQMTKQHQTRLDIISEDISELQKNQTTTMAKIAQYKRKLMALSHRTLQVLIKQEIQRKSGYAIQADEEQLRVQLDTIQCELNAPTQFKGRLNELMSQIRMQNHFGAVRAEERYYIDADLLREIKQHLKQQQEGLSHLISIIKDDLEDIKLIEHGLNESIPIRGGVFS
- the NUP54 gene encoding nucleoporin p54 isoform X3: MAFNFGATAGAGTANPTGFGGLETTNSTASGFNFGGFGLTANPAVNFNIGNFGVSTTSTPPFNFGNSLASAGAFGGFGTTATTAGSAFSFSAPTNTGTSGLFGATQNKGFGFGTSFGTGTGTGLGSGLGTGLGFGGFGTQQQQTTLGSGLFSQPTQTPAQSNQLINTASALSAPTLLGDERDAILAKWNQLQAFWGTGKGYFNNNIAPVEFTQENPFCRFKAVGYSLMPNNKDEDGLVVLVFNRKETDIRSQQQQLVESLHKILGGNQTLTVNVEGVKTMPDDQTEVIIYVVERSPNGTSRRVPATTLYAHFEQANIKSSLQQLGVSLSMARTELSPAQVKQLLQNPPAGVDPIIWEQAKVDNPDPDKLIPVPMVGFKELLRRLKVQDQMTKQHQTRLDIISEDISELQKNQTTTMAKIAQYKRKLMALSHRTLQVLIKQEIQRKSGYAIQADEEQLRVQLDTIQCELNAPTQFKGRLNELMSQIRMQNHFGAVRAEERYYIDADLLREIKQHLKQQQEGLSHLISIIKDDLEDIKLIEHGLNESIPIRGGVFS
- the NUP54 gene encoding nucleoporin p54 isoform X2; the protein is MAFNFGATAGAGTANPTGAFGGFGTTATTAGSAFSFSAPTNTGTSGLFGATQNKGFGFGTSFGTGTGTGLGSGLGTGLGFGGFGTQQQQTTLGSGLFSQPTQTPAQSNQLINTASALSAPTLLGDERDAILAKWNQLQAFWGTGKGYFNNNIAPVEFTQENPFCRFKAVGYSLMPNNKDEDGLVVLVFNRKETDIRSQQQQLVESLHKILGGNQTLTVNVEGVKTMPDDQTEVIIYVVERSPNGTSRRVPATTLYAHFEQANIKSSLQQLGVSLSMARTELSPAQVKQLLQNPPAGVDPIIWEQAKVDNPDPDKLIPVPMVGFKELLRRLKVQDQMTKQHQTRLDIISEDISELQKNQTTTMAKIAQYKRKLMALSHRTLQVLIKQEIQRKSGYAIQADEEQLRVQLDTIQCELNAPTQFKTERAHVSNQDAKPLWSSAG